A single window of Achromobacter xylosoxidans DNA harbors:
- the arsB gene encoding ACR3 family arsenite efflux transporter, translated as MSAGAQAIAAKPRQAPMSGFERYLTLWVALCIVAGVALGQGLPDVFQAIGRMEVAQVNLPVGLLIWVMIVPMLVKIDFGALHQVKEHWRGIGVTLFVNWAVKPFSMALLGWLFIRQVFAPFLPADQLDSYIAGLILLAAAPCTAMVFVWSRLTNGDPLFTLSQVALNDAIMIVAFAPIVGLLLGMSSISVPWDTLLISVVLYIIVPVILAQLLRRHLLKQGQAAFERAMQKIGPWSMAALLLTLVLLFAFQGEAIIRQPLVIAMLAVPILIQVFFNSGLAYWLNKRAGEKHSVACPSALIGASNFFELAVAAAISLFGLHSGAALATVVGVLVEVPVMLLVVRVVNRSKSWYERG; from the coding sequence ATGAGCGCCGGCGCACAGGCCATCGCCGCGAAGCCGCGCCAGGCCCCGATGAGCGGCTTCGAGCGTTACCTGACGCTGTGGGTGGCCCTGTGCATCGTCGCCGGTGTTGCGCTCGGCCAGGGCCTTCCTGACGTGTTCCAGGCCATAGGCCGCATGGAAGTGGCCCAGGTCAATTTGCCGGTGGGCCTGCTGATTTGGGTAATGATCGTCCCGATGCTGGTCAAGATCGACTTCGGGGCGCTGCACCAGGTCAAAGAGCATTGGCGCGGCATCGGCGTCACGCTGTTCGTGAATTGGGCCGTCAAGCCATTCTCGATGGCCCTGCTGGGGTGGCTGTTCATCCGACAAGTGTTCGCTCCGTTCCTGCCGGCCGATCAACTGGACAGCTACATCGCGGGCTTGATCTTGCTGGCCGCCGCGCCCTGCACGGCAATGGTGTTCGTGTGGAGCCGCCTTACCAACGGCGACCCGCTTTTCACGCTCTCGCAAGTGGCTCTGAACGACGCCATCATGATCGTGGCCTTCGCGCCCATCGTCGGCCTGCTGCTGGGCATGTCCTCGATCTCGGTGCCTTGGGACACGCTGCTGATTTCGGTCGTGCTCTACATCATCGTGCCGGTGATCCTGGCGCAGCTCTTGCGGCGGCATCTGCTCAAGCAAGGACAGGCCGCCTTTGAACGGGCCATGCAGAAGATCGGGCCGTGGTCGATGGCCGCGCTGCTGCTGACGTTGGTTCTACTGTTCGCCTTCCAGGGCGAGGCCATCATCCGGCAGCCGTTAGTGATCGCCATGCTAGCCGTGCCGATCTTGATTCAAGTGTTCTTCAATTCCGGGTTAGCCTACTGGCTGAACAAGCGGGCGGGGGAAAAGCACTCTGTCGCCTGTCCTTCGGCCCTGATCGGTGCCAGCAACTTCTTCGAGCTGGCCGTGGCGGCCGCCATCAGCTTGTTCGGTCTGCACTCCGGCGCTGCATTGGCAACCGTGGTCGGCGTCCTGGTCGAAGTGCCGGTGATGCTGCTGGTCGTGCGCGTGGTGAATCGCTCGAAGAGCTGGTACGAACGAGGTTGA
- a CDS encoding type I toxin-antitoxin system ptaRNA1 family toxin produces the protein MTTQHIIEPGQAVHQAAAILSSLEYINQAEARSLGPLAEAVANAFMVVYYQAETGRATQADFQEAMNALRQACS, from the coding sequence ATGACAACACAACATATTATCGAACCAGGGCAAGCAGTGCATCAAGCAGCGGCTATTCTTTCTTCTTTGGAGTACATCAACCAAGCGGAAGCGCGGAGCCTTGGGCCATTGGCCGAAGCCGTCGCTAATGCTTTTATGGTGGTGTACTACCAAGCTGAAACGGGCCGGGCGACACAGGCTGATTTTCAAGAAGCAATGAACGCCTTGCGCCAAGCGTGCAGCTAA